In Treponema denticola, one genomic interval encodes:
- a CDS encoding MBL fold metallo-hydrolase, which translates to MEITEIYTGPLFVKTWALPLDKKTILLVDPGGTDEELMEYLKNKNAERLEIMLTHGHFDHVGGVPELMLKYPGSSLWIHHADAGYLGKNGKEKHIACFSQIRAERYIKALKYDFPEPTALLKDGDIVNGFKVLYTPGHTEGSVCFWNEEAKVLFSGDTLFYRSHGRTDLLGGDDQKMKASLKSLLNLPDDTTVYPGHGSNTSIGAERGWIEKI; encoded by the coding sequence ATGGAAATTACGGAGATTTATACCGGCCCGCTTTTTGTAAAGACTTGGGCTCTTCCCTTGGATAAAAAAACGATTCTCCTCGTTGATCCGGGCGGCACGGATGAGGAATTGATGGAATACCTAAAAAATAAAAATGCCGAAAGACTCGAGATTATGCTTACCCACGGACATTTTGACCATGTGGGCGGTGTGCCAGAACTTATGTTGAAATATCCCGGTTCTTCTTTGTGGATTCATCATGCAGATGCAGGATATCTGGGCAAAAACGGAAAAGAAAAGCATATTGCATGTTTTAGCCAAATCCGTGCAGAAAGATATATAAAAGCTTTAAAATACGATTTTCCGGAGCCTACTGCCTTGTTAAAAGACGGAGATATTGTAAACGGTTTTAAGGTTTTATATACTCCCGGGCATACAGAAGGCTCGGTTTGCTTTTGGAATGAGGAAGCAAAAGTACTCTTTTCGGGAGATACCCTTTTTTACCGCTCCCATGGGAGAACAGACCTTTTGGGCGGAGACGATCAGAAGATGAAGGCTTCACTAAAATCTCTTTTAAATTTGCCGGATGACACTACTGTTTATCCCGGGCACGGTTCCAATACCTCGATAGGTGCTGAAAGGGGCTGGATAGAAAAAATTTAG